In a single window of the Tellurirhabdus bombi genome:
- a CDS encoding glycosyltransferase family 2 protein gives MNASSAKKTAAEPLVSVIMPVYNAERYVRQAVESILQQTYTNLELLILNNGSTDATPRIIASLGAQDARIRIITHDKPLGFGGEKASNLAENRAKGNYIAKLDADDIAHPDRLAKQVAFLEANPDVFLVGSWLSIIDSEGKVVGKREYPLTHEAIYQGFYFRCCVGNPAVMYRSHVVRGEFYQLRFPHFNDYYSLFLHMRAGLRFANLPEPLTRYRVHTTNTVFTDIREKWNTNMAIKRTFVEEFGYRPVRKDVLLLNTITWLLNNLPSATFAFILRLRAKLSV, from the coding sequence ATGAATGCATCTTCCGCAAAAAAGACAGCCGCTGAACCGCTGGTGAGCGTCATCATGCCGGTTTACAATGCGGAGCGGTATGTGCGGCAGGCCGTCGAAAGCATTCTGCAACAGACCTATACGAATCTGGAATTGTTGATTCTGAATAACGGCTCTACCGACGCCACTCCCCGGATTATTGCTTCGCTAGGGGCGCAGGACGCACGAATCAGAATCATTACGCATGACAAACCGCTCGGTTTTGGTGGCGAAAAAGCGTCTAATCTGGCTGAAAATAGAGCAAAAGGAAACTACATCGCCAAGCTTGACGCCGATGACATCGCCCACCCCGACCGACTGGCCAAACAGGTAGCCTTTCTGGAGGCTAACCCTGACGTATTTCTTGTTGGCAGCTGGCTCTCGATTATTGATTCGGAAGGAAAAGTGGTTGGTAAACGCGAATATCCACTGACGCATGAGGCTATTTATCAGGGCTTTTACTTTCGCTGCTGCGTTGGAAATCCGGCGGTTATGTATCGGAGTCACGTCGTTCGGGGGGAATTTTACCAATTGCGATTTCCGCATTTTAACGATTATTACAGCCTGTTTCTGCACATGCGGGCGGGCCTGCGGTTTGCCAATCTTCCTGAGCCCTTGACTCGGTATCGCGTCCACACTACCAACACGGTTTTTACCGATATTCGGGAAAAGTGGAATACCAACATGGCTATCAAACGAACGTTTGTAGAGGAATTTGGATATCGACCCGTTCGAAAAGATGTGCTTTTACTGAATACAATTACCTGGCTGCTGAATAACTTACCGTCGGCAACCTTTGCTTTTATACTACGCCTTCGGGCAAAATTATCCGTCTAA
- a CDS encoding class I SAM-dependent methyltransferase, with protein MNYNVWSLKRFVHRIARLVPAKASIVDVGAGESPYKSLFSAAKYTSTDWAGTTDHHQYAAGIDVICPADNMPFSNESFDFALCTQVLEHVRYPEKVIQEIGRILKPGGMLFISAPQTWQEHEQPHDYHRFTRFAFRAYAEDNNFEVVEITPQGGRFRAIGYLMVWSLPYVFKSYFGRAGFVGAALFFYPINFLIALIFALLDPLDREKELTLTYECIFRKKDSR; from the coding sequence ATGAACTATAACGTCTGGTCGCTCAAACGTTTTGTTCACCGAATTGCGCGGCTGGTGCCCGCCAAGGCCTCTATTGTTGACGTTGGTGCCGGAGAAAGCCCTTACAAATCGTTGTTTTCGGCCGCTAAATATACAAGCACAGACTGGGCTGGCACCACCGACCATCACCAGTACGCGGCAGGCATCGACGTGATTTGTCCCGCCGACAACATGCCTTTTTCAAATGAAAGCTTCGATTTTGCCCTTTGCACGCAGGTTTTGGAACACGTTCGTTACCCGGAAAAAGTCATTCAGGAGATTGGCCGCATTCTAAAACCGGGGGGGATGCTGTTTATCAGCGCTCCGCAAACCTGGCAGGAACACGAGCAGCCGCACGATTACCACCGTTTTACCCGCTTTGCTTTTCGGGCTTATGCCGAAGATAATAATTTTGAGGTCGTGGAAATCACGCCCCAGGGAGGTCGTTTTCGGGCTATTGGTTATTTGATGGTCTGGTCGTTGCCCTACGTATTTAAGAGCTATTTTGGTCGAGCTGGTTTTGTAGGTGCTGCGCTCTTTTTTTACCCAATTAATTTTCTGATTGCTCTGATTTTTGCCCTGCTTGATCCGCTAGACCGCGAAAAGGAATTAACCCTCACGTATGAATGCATCTTCCGCAAAAAAGACAGCCGCTGA
- the gcvP gene encoding aminomethyl-transferring glycine dehydrogenase, whose amino-acid sequence MKLNVRYQESFESRHNGSDASQTAEMLRALGVSSLDELIDQTVPEAIRLEKSLDLPTAKSEAQFLADFKSLAQKNKIFKSYIGLGYYDTITPNVILRNILENPAWYTAYTPYQAEIAQGRLEALLNYQTVVMDLTGMEIANASLLDEATAAAEAMTMLHSLRPASKKAAHTFFVSEQCYPQTIDVIKTRATPLGIEVRVGNHQELNVTDGALFGLFLQYPASNGEVFDYTDLIAAAHEHDLNVAVAADLLALTLLTSPGEMGADVVVGSAQRFGVPMGFGGPHAAYFATKEAFKRQVPGRIIGVSVDAQGQPALRMALQTREQHIRREKATSNICTAQVLLAVMASSYAVYHGPKNLRAIAERVHGLAKLFATVLRWNGYEIVTENYFDTVTVRVDDVESLRKSARTAGINLRYYADDETVSVAFDEAKSYEDVVELLDIFGVRTNLDAAEESLEITWPERLVRQSTYLTHPVFNTHHTEHEMLRYLRSLEEKDLSLVHSMIPLGSCTMKLNATAEMIPVTWPEFGKLHPFAPKDQTLGYQDLIQDLSQWLCEITGFAAMSLQPNSGAQGEYAGLMVIRAYHENRGNGHRNVSLIPSSAHGTNPASAVLAGMKVVIVKCDERGNIDVEDLRNKATQYSQDLSCLMVTYPSTHGVFEESIKEICTIIHENGGQVYMDGANMNAQVGLTSPASIGADVCHLNLHKTFCIPHGGGGPGMGPIGVAEHLVPFLPGHAVVRIGSAQAIHAVSAAPYGSASILTISYAYIAMMGGEGLTNATKYAILNANYIKSRLEGHYPILYTGLNGRCAHEMIVDCRPFKAAGIEVEDIAKRLMDYGFHAPTMSFPVPGTMMIEPTESESKAELDRLCDALISIRAEIRELEEGQADKANNVLKNAPHTAAVVLTDNWNRPYGREKAAFPLPYVKARKFWPSVSRVDNAYGDRNLICACIPVEEYATEEAEVQ is encoded by the coding sequence ATGAAGCTTAACGTGCGCTATCAGGAATCGTTCGAATCTCGTCATAATGGTTCTGACGCTTCCCAAACTGCTGAAATGCTCCGGGCTCTCGGAGTCTCTTCCCTGGACGAACTGATTGACCAAACTGTGCCGGAAGCTATCCGGCTGGAGAAGTCCCTGGACTTACCGACAGCTAAATCAGAAGCCCAATTTCTGGCCGATTTTAAGAGCCTGGCTCAGAAAAACAAAATTTTCAAGTCGTATATCGGCCTTGGCTATTACGACACCATTACTCCGAATGTTATCCTGCGTAACATCCTGGAAAATCCGGCCTGGTATACGGCTTATACCCCGTATCAGGCGGAGATTGCTCAGGGGCGTCTGGAGGCATTGCTGAACTACCAGACCGTGGTAATGGACCTGACGGGCATGGAAATTGCCAACGCCTCGCTGCTCGACGAAGCCACCGCTGCCGCCGAAGCGATGACGATGCTGCATTCCCTGCGCCCTGCTTCCAAAAAGGCAGCTCACACATTTTTTGTGTCGGAACAGTGTTATCCGCAGACAATTGATGTGATCAAAACACGAGCTACGCCACTGGGCATCGAGGTTCGGGTTGGAAACCACCAGGAATTAAATGTAACCGATGGCGCGCTATTTGGGCTATTCCTGCAATATCCGGCTTCAAACGGTGAAGTATTTGACTATACTGACCTGATTGCTGCCGCGCATGAACATGACCTGAACGTGGCTGTAGCGGCTGACCTGCTGGCGCTAACGCTCCTGACTTCGCCGGGCGAAATGGGTGCTGATGTGGTGGTTGGTTCTGCTCAGCGCTTTGGCGTTCCGATGGGCTTTGGTGGCCCACACGCAGCGTATTTTGCGACGAAAGAAGCTTTCAAACGGCAGGTGCCGGGCCGGATTATCGGGGTATCAGTAGATGCCCAGGGACAGCCCGCTTTGCGGATGGCTTTGCAAACCCGCGAGCAGCATATTCGTCGAGAAAAAGCAACGTCAAATATTTGTACAGCTCAGGTATTGCTGGCCGTGATGGCAAGCAGTTATGCCGTGTATCACGGTCCGAAAAACCTGCGTGCCATTGCCGAGCGCGTACACGGGCTGGCCAAGTTGTTCGCGACGGTATTGCGTTGGAATGGCTATGAAATTGTAACAGAAAATTATTTCGATACGGTTACCGTGCGGGTTGACGACGTTGAGTCTTTGCGCAAATCAGCGCGGACGGCGGGCATCAACCTGCGGTATTACGCCGACGATGAAACCGTTAGCGTTGCTTTCGATGAAGCGAAATCCTACGAAGATGTGGTTGAGTTGCTGGATATTTTCGGTGTGCGTACAAACCTGGACGCCGCTGAAGAAAGTCTGGAAATTACGTGGCCGGAGCGACTGGTTCGTCAATCGACTTATCTGACCCATCCGGTGTTCAACACGCATCATACGGAGCATGAAATGCTGCGGTACCTGCGTTCGCTGGAAGAGAAAGACCTTTCTCTGGTACATTCGATGATTCCGCTGGGAAGCTGTACCATGAAGCTGAACGCTACGGCGGAGATGATTCCGGTAACTTGGCCCGAGTTTGGTAAACTGCACCCTTTTGCGCCGAAAGACCAGACGCTTGGCTATCAGGATTTGATTCAGGATCTGAGTCAGTGGTTGTGCGAGATCACGGGTTTTGCGGCCATGTCATTGCAGCCAAACTCTGGTGCGCAGGGCGAATACGCGGGCCTGATGGTCATTCGGGCGTACCACGAAAACCGGGGCAACGGCCACCGGAACGTATCCCTGATTCCATCTTCGGCGCACGGCACGAACCCCGCCAGTGCGGTTTTGGCCGGTATGAAAGTCGTTATTGTCAAGTGCGATGAGCGCGGCAATATCGACGTAGAAGATTTACGTAATAAAGCCACTCAGTATAGCCAGGATTTATCTTGCCTGATGGTTACGTATCCTTCGACGCACGGTGTTTTTGAAGAAAGCATCAAGGAAATCTGTACCATTATCCATGAAAATGGGGGCCAGGTATACATGGACGGTGCCAACATGAACGCGCAGGTGGGTTTAACTTCTCCGGCCAGCATCGGTGCTGACGTTTGCCACCTGAACCTGCACAAAACGTTCTGTATTCCCCACGGTGGCGGTGGCCCAGGCATGGGACCTATCGGCGTGGCGGAACATCTGGTTCCTTTCCTGCCGGGTCATGCGGTCGTGCGGATTGGTAGTGCGCAGGCGATTCACGCGGTTTCAGCGGCCCCTTACGGATCGGCTAGCATTCTGACTATTTCGTATGCTTACATTGCCATGATGGGCGGCGAAGGACTAACCAACGCCACGAAATACGCGATTTTGAATGCCAATTACATTAAATCGCGTTTAGAAGGGCATTATCCAATTCTATATACAGGCCTTAACGGACGTTGCGCTCACGAAATGATTGTCGATTGCCGACCTTTCAAAGCGGCGGGCATAGAGGTTGAAGACATTGCCAAGCGGTTGATGGACTACGGTTTCCACGCGCCAACGATGTCGTTCCCGGTGCCGGGTACCATGATGATCGAGCCGACCGAATCGGAGTCAAAAGCGGAGCTGGACCGTTTGTGCGATGCGCTCATTAGCATTCGGGCGGAAATTCGCGAACTGGAAGAAGGCCAGGCAGACAAAGCCAATAACGTGCTGAAAAACGCACCGCACACGGCAGCTGTCGTGCTGACGGACAACTGGAACCGCCCTTATGGACGGGAGAAAGCAGCTTTCCCGCTGCCTTACGTAAAAGCCCGCAAGTTCTGGCCGAGTGTCAGCCGCGTGGACAATGCGTATGGTGACCGGAATCTGATTTGTGCCTGCATACCCGTTGAAGAATACGCAACTGAAGAGGCTGAAGTTCAGTAA
- a CDS encoding glycosyltransferase family 2 protein, whose product MTNENIFVIIPAYNEGRVIRQTILSLGYAYQIVVVDDASTDDTRSQLQDLPIYYLRHPINLGQGAALQTGMDFVYQMKGEIAVHFDADGQHNPADIPRFIQKLQEDPLDIVIGSRFLRNEDTQRVPFLKRFILKTATVINGLLTGLWLTDAHNGFRVMNRQALERLQLRENRMAHATEILAQVRLNELRLAELDTHVVYTDYSKLKGQSWTNSFNILFDLVVSKYLR is encoded by the coding sequence ATGACTAATGAAAACATCTTCGTCATCATTCCGGCGTATAATGAAGGACGAGTCATTCGGCAGACGATCCTGTCGTTGGGATATGCCTATCAGATTGTGGTCGTAGACGATGCTTCCACAGACGATACCCGGTCGCAATTGCAGGATTTGCCGATCTATTACTTGAGGCATCCGATTAACCTGGGTCAGGGTGCGGCTTTGCAAACCGGGATGGATTTTGTGTACCAGATGAAAGGCGAAATTGCCGTGCATTTCGATGCCGATGGGCAGCATAACCCGGCTGATATTCCACGTTTTATCCAAAAATTGCAGGAAGATCCGCTGGATATTGTCATCGGTTCCCGTTTTTTGCGGAACGAAGACACGCAGCGGGTTCCCTTTCTGAAGCGCTTTATTCTGAAGACGGCGACGGTGATCAATGGCTTGCTAACAGGTCTGTGGCTAACCGACGCACACAATGGTTTTCGGGTAATGAACCGTCAGGCGCTGGAACGACTACAGCTACGCGAAAACCGGATGGCCCACGCGACCGAAATTCTGGCGCAGGTGCGGCTGAATGAGCTTCGGTTAGCCGAGCTGGACACGCACGTGGTCTATACGGATTACAGCAAGTTGAAAGGCCAGTCCTGGACTAATTCGTTTAATATTTTGTTTGATCTTGTGGTTAGTAAATACCTTCGATAA
- a CDS encoding glycosyltransferase: protein MKRTILKRILNEAAQGNFDTVRKIANLVVAEIPFEYRSYQTFARHFFVTHQPIGTKKILYLVPGFNYGGAEITDCYLIDGLARQGFTVYLVGTDLTVPSKIWYDQFSRSAQVALWLPDFARNPGLQTDFLLRMVVHFGIDLVFNRNSGAGYRSLPKFKQLPYLKLVDLLHTHNFGNDWILYSRQNASLLDRRYVTSDDLKTYAAKHGSVPGHKIQTIYCGTDADTYPPLSERSNRRAAFLESLELPTEAKIVTYYGRFSDQKDPLRWVAVAAKLLAKAPAIRFVLAGDGELLEETKTAIQQQNLEPYVRFTGRLDTVFDIASATDVLLLTSKFEGLPTVFFEFLMMGTPIVTTNVGGVNECISSEVFGFVVPLQASDKEIADQVLRFLTPEQHTSERQYQRRQHILDTFTVNRMQAIYAEELTALIRPVDLLAKRQQLHQLWQQQFRKSLPEPAH from the coding sequence ATGAAACGCACCATCCTCAAACGCATCCTGAACGAAGCCGCTCAGGGGAATTTTGACACCGTTCGGAAAATTGCGAATTTAGTCGTGGCTGAAATTCCGTTTGAGTATCGTTCCTACCAGACATTTGCTCGCCATTTTTTCGTTACCCATCAACCAATCGGCACGAAAAAAATCCTGTATCTGGTGCCGGGATTCAATTACGGCGGGGCCGAAATCACGGATTGTTACCTGATTGATGGGCTGGCCCGGCAGGGTTTTACGGTTTATCTGGTTGGTACAGATTTGACTGTGCCGTCAAAAATCTGGTACGACCAATTTAGCCGGTCGGCGCAGGTGGCGCTGTGGCTGCCCGATTTTGCGCGTAATCCGGGTCTGCAAACGGATTTTCTCCTTCGGATGGTTGTTCATTTTGGCATCGATCTGGTTTTTAACCGAAACAGCGGAGCCGGTTACCGCAGCTTACCAAAATTCAAGCAACTGCCTTACTTAAAGCTGGTTGACCTGCTTCATACCCACAATTTCGGCAACGACTGGATTCTGTATTCCAGGCAGAATGCATCATTGCTCGATCGGCGCTACGTGACCAGTGATGATTTAAAAACCTACGCTGCCAAGCACGGCTCTGTCCCAGGTCACAAGATCCAGACGATTTACTGCGGCACCGACGCCGATACCTATCCCCCACTTTCTGAACGATCAAACCGCCGAGCGGCGTTTTTAGAATCGCTTGAGCTGCCTACCGAAGCGAAGATTGTCACCTATTACGGGCGTTTCTCCGACCAAAAAGATCCCTTGCGCTGGGTAGCGGTAGCCGCCAAGCTGCTGGCTAAAGCCCCTGCAATCCGCTTTGTGCTGGCGGGCGACGGTGAGCTGTTGGAGGAGACAAAAACCGCAATTCAACAACAGAACTTGGAGCCTTACGTACGCTTCACGGGGCGGCTCGACACCGTGTTTGACATTGCTTCGGCTACGGATGTGTTGTTACTCACGTCTAAGTTTGAAGGGTTACCCACCGTCTTTTTTGAATTTCTAATGATGGGAACACCCATCGTTACGACGAATGTCGGCGGCGTCAACGAATGCATTTCCTCCGAGGTGTTTGGTTTTGTCGTGCCGTTGCAAGCTTCCGACAAGGAAATTGCCGATCAGGTACTTCGCTTTCTCACCCCGGAGCAACATACGTCCGAACGGCAATACCAACGTCGGCAGCATATTCTGGATACGTTTACGGTTAATCGGATGCAAGCCATTTATGCGGAGGAATTGACGGCGCTTATCCGGCCGGTTGATTTACTGGCGAAGCGGCAGCAATTACATCAACTCTGGCAGCAACAGTTCCGCAAAAGTTTGCCCGAACCGGCTCATTGA
- a CDS encoding Glu/Leu/Phe/Val family dehydrogenase — translation MAYIEPAPIKDKENPLESMMSRFDAAAQLVGITEEMYYILKVPARQVIVGLPITMDNGTIKVFEGYRVIHSNILGPAKGGIRFDPAVNLDEVRALAAWMTWKCAVVDIPYGGAKGGIACNPREMSSGEMERLMRAYTVAMLDVFGPDKDIPAPDMGTGPREMAWLMDEFSKSKGMTVNAVVTGKPLVLGGSLGRTEATGRGVTVAALAAMDKLRMNPYRASAAVQGFGNVGSFAASLLHERGVSVMAISDITGGYYNDRGIDIEAALAYRNAHNGTLDGFTGAERISNEELLALSVDVLVPAAKEDVITAENAHSIQAKMIVEGANGPTSASADDIINQKGIVVVPDILANAGGVTVSYFEWVQNRIGYKWTLDRVNRRSDRIMKDAFDRVYEASQKFGVSLRLAAYIVAIDKVASTYKFRGGY, via the coding sequence ATGGCTTATATAGAACCTGCTCCGATAAAAGATAAAGAAAACCCGCTTGAATCGATGATGTCGCGGTTTGATGCCGCTGCTCAGCTCGTGGGAATCACGGAGGAGATGTATTATATTTTGAAGGTTCCGGCCCGGCAAGTCATTGTCGGTCTGCCCATTACGATGGACAACGGGACCATTAAAGTCTTCGAAGGCTACCGCGTTATTCACTCCAATATTTTAGGGCCAGCCAAAGGCGGGATTCGTTTCGATCCGGCAGTTAACCTGGACGAGGTCCGGGCCCTGGCTGCCTGGATGACCTGGAAATGCGCCGTTGTTGACATCCCGTATGGCGGGGCTAAAGGAGGAATTGCCTGCAACCCGCGCGAAATGTCTTCGGGTGAAATGGAGCGGCTGATGCGCGCTTATACCGTGGCCATGCTCGACGTTTTCGGCCCAGATAAAGACATTCCCGCTCCTGACATGGGCACAGGCCCGCGCGAGATGGCTTGGCTCATGGATGAATTTTCGAAATCTAAAGGCATGACCGTCAATGCGGTAGTAACCGGCAAACCCCTTGTTTTGGGTGGCTCACTGGGCCGAACCGAGGCAACGGGTCGCGGCGTAACAGTAGCGGCCCTGGCGGCTATGGATAAACTTCGCATGAACCCTTACCGGGCGTCAGCCGCGGTTCAGGGCTTTGGTAATGTCGGCTCATTCGCCGCTTCGCTACTTCATGAACGGGGTGTATCCGTAATGGCGATCAGCGACATTACAGGCGGTTATTACAACGACCGGGGTATTGACATTGAAGCAGCCCTGGCTTACCGGAATGCGCACAATGGCACGCTGGACGGTTTCACGGGTGCCGAGCGAATCAGCAATGAAGAGTTGCTGGCCCTTTCGGTTGATGTGCTTGTACCGGCAGCCAAGGAAGACGTCATTACGGCGGAGAATGCGCACAGCATCCAGGCGAAAATGATTGTTGAAGGCGCCAACGGGCCGACTTCAGCCAGCGCCGACGACATAATCAATCAAAAAGGCATTGTAGTGGTACCCGATATTCTGGCAAACGCCGGTGGTGTAACCGTCTCTTATTTTGAGTGGGTGCAAAATCGGATTGGGTACAAATGGACGCTCGACCGGGTTAACCGCCGTTCAGACCGCATTATGAAAGATGCTTTTGACCGCGTTTATGAAGCATCGCAAAAATTCGGCGTTTCGCTTCGTCTGGCGGCCTATATCGTAGCGATTGATAAAGTGGCTAGTACGTATAAATTCCGCGGCGGATATTAA
- a CDS encoding phosphatidylserine decarboxylase family protein, with amino-acid sequence MTIHKEGYKILLVTVVVLLGINLLTNYLFSGNDTAFWLVLSISLVLFLLVLQFFRKPRRTTTLNDKHVICPADGTVVVIEETVETEYFKGPRRQVSVFMSPLNVHINFHPISGIVRYVRYYPGKYLVAWHPKSSTENERTSVVVQAKNGVEVLFRQIAGAMARRIVWYVKEGEEVNQGSEFGFIKFGSRVDIYLPLDAEINVKIGEKTKGGLTVLATLS; translated from the coding sequence ATGACGATTCACAAGGAAGGATACAAAATTCTTCTGGTGACGGTTGTGGTGCTGCTTGGCATCAACCTGCTGACCAATTATTTATTCTCTGGCAACGATACGGCTTTCTGGCTCGTACTGTCGATTAGCCTTGTCCTTTTCCTGCTGGTTCTGCAATTCTTTCGCAAGCCCCGCCGTACTACAACGCTTAACGATAAACACGTTATTTGCCCCGCTGACGGCACAGTGGTCGTTATTGAAGAGACTGTTGAGACCGAATATTTCAAGGGTCCACGCCGCCAGGTTTCTGTTTTCATGTCTCCCCTGAATGTGCACATCAATTTTCACCCGATCTCGGGAATTGTGCGTTATGTTCGTTATTATCCCGGTAAATATTTAGTCGCCTGGCACCCAAAATCCAGCACGGAAAATGAACGTACCTCGGTCGTTGTCCAAGCGAAAAATGGGGTTGAAGTGCTGTTCCGGCAAATTGCGGGTGCGATGGCGCGACGGATTGTATGGTACGTCAAAGAAGGTGAAGAAGTAAATCAGGGCAGTGAATTTGGCTTTATCAAGTTTGGCTCCCGGGTTGATATTTACTTACCGCTGGATGCCGAAATCAACGTAAAAATTGGTGAGAAAACCAAAGGCGGGCTAACCGTACTTGCAACACTCTCCTAA
- a CDS encoding FkbM family methyltransferase, whose translation MALFKYVLDRLRTVIRVPFLYRNFLTAYADYFRLISDRAVVYELRNGMRFKARAGKFDIAMISEVIDEKIYERKAQDILIRPDDTIVDIGGFIGDFAVFAARKAPHGSVHSFEPSPGSYQLMEENIALNQLGNVVTHQKAVAGESGVLELLIPDFAEHSNTTDPALLGNGSFQKFTVDSVGINALLADLPHLPTFMKVDCEGAEFGIFDTIEDGYLANLRCLIIEYHLHDRQKDQRATVLKKRLEPYFHLHDKPLGTQQNLVLGMLYCRSKNLR comes from the coding sequence ATGGCTCTGTTCAAATATGTTCTGGATCGTCTGCGAACCGTTATCCGGGTTCCGTTTCTGTACCGGAATTTTCTCACGGCCTACGCGGACTATTTTCGACTAATTTCGGACCGAGCGGTAGTTTACGAACTTCGGAATGGCATGCGCTTTAAAGCCCGGGCCGGGAAGTTTGACATTGCCATGATTTCCGAAGTGATCGACGAAAAGATCTACGAGCGAAAAGCGCAGGATATTCTAATTCGGCCCGACGACACCATCGTTGATATTGGCGGCTTTATTGGTGATTTCGCCGTTTTTGCCGCCCGAAAAGCGCCACACGGTTCCGTTCATTCCTTTGAGCCTAGCCCCGGAAGTTACCAGCTTATGGAAGAAAATATTGCTCTTAACCAACTTGGCAACGTGGTCACTCACCAGAAAGCCGTGGCGGGCGAATCGGGCGTTTTAGAGTTACTGATTCCAGATTTTGCGGAACATTCCAACACGACGGACCCCGCGTTGCTGGGCAACGGTTCCTTCCAGAAATTCACGGTTGATAGCGTGGGCATCAACGCTCTGCTAGCCGATTTGCCGCATCTTCCTACGTTTATGAAAGTCGATTGCGAAGGGGCCGAATTTGGCATTTTTGATACGATTGAGGATGGCTACTTAGCGAATCTACGTTGTTTAATTATTGAGTATCACCTCCACGACCGGCAAAAAGACCAGCGAGCGACAGTCTTAAAAAAACGCTTAGAGCCTTATTTCCACCTGCATGATAAGCCATTGGGGACGCAGCAGAATCTGGTGCTGGGCATGTTGTATTGTCGAAGTAAGAACCTTCGTTGA
- a CDS encoding DUF2304 domain-containing protein has translation MKPIQLVLIALILVIALLAATAFRNRLVYRLFVLAGVVVAIIFTIYPDLTSALAQILGVGRGVDLVFYLLFMVGAYALVALYRRILKLDETITAINRRDALRSAEKLGKEDRSSTK, from the coding sequence ATGAAGCCGATACAACTTGTTCTGATTGCGCTAATTCTGGTAATTGCGCTCCTGGCCGCGACCGCGTTTCGCAATCGGCTGGTGTATCGGCTTTTTGTGCTGGCAGGCGTTGTCGTGGCCATTATATTCACGATTTATCCAGACTTGACCAGCGCGTTGGCGCAGATTCTGGGCGTAGGTCGTGGGGTTGATCTGGTATTTTACCTCCTGTTTATGGTGGGAGCCTACGCGCTGGTTGCCTTGTATCGCCGCATCTTGAAGCTGGACGAAACCATCACGGCCATCAACCGGCGTGATGCCCTGCGAAGCGCGGAAAAGCTCGGAAAAGAAGATCGGTCCTCAACAAAATGA